The genome window TCGGTTAGTTAATTCTTCGCCCATCATCAGTCGGAGGAGAGACAGGAGGAGGTGCATGGCCGGCATGGAGGGTTCCAATTCCAGCTCGCAGCCGCCGCCGTTCCTCATCAAGACCTACGAGATGGTGGAGGACCCGGCGACCAACCACGTCGTGTCGTGGGGCCCCGGCGGCGCAAGCTTCGTGGTGTGGAACCCGCCGGACTTCTCACGGGACCTGCTGCCCAAGTACTTCAAGCACAACAACTTCTCCAGCTTCATCAGGCAGCTCAACACATACGTGAGTGCCTCTAAATCTCCCTCTCTCAATCTCTCTCTCTGTGTGCGTGTGACATGTTGCTGTTGCGCGTCTATTTCTTGCCATTTCCTGTCTGCTATCTTCCTCAAGACGATGTGCCTTTTTCCTCGGCATTTTTCGCATGTTCAGTTGGCACCAGCGCACCTGATCGTGGAGTCGTCTATTCATGAAGAGAGACGTATTTGTCTCATAACCCAAATAGCAACAGGAGCATTACGGGCATTCAATTCAAAGTTGGTTCTTGATTTTTTTTGCACGGGATTCTGTGTGCTCTCTGCTCTGTTCCTATTCTGTATAGTAGGAAGCCCATGTTTTAAAAGTGGCGGCTGTTTTTAACAGCTGGTCCTCACTCCTCATGTCTGTCCTCACTTTCCGCCTGCTGCTAACTTGGTTCTTCACTTCCAGGGTTTCCGAAAGATCGATCCCGAGAGATGGGAGTTCGCCAACGACGACTTCGTTAGGGGGCACACGCACCTCCTGAAGAACATCCACCGGCGCAAGCCGGTGCACAGCCACTCGCCGCAGACCCAGGTGAACGGCCCACTGGCGGAGTCGGAGAGGCGCGAGCTCGAGGACGAGATCAGCAGGCTCAAGTACGAGAAGAGCCTGCTCCTGACGGACCTCCAGAGGCAGAGCCAGCAGCGGTGCGGGATCAGCTGGCAGATGCAGTCGCTGGAACGCAGGCTGGCGCAGATGGAGGAGCGCCAGAGGAACATCGTGGCCTCCCTGCGCGACATCCTGCTGCCGGTCGGACACGGGGTCGTTTCGTGGGGGTCGGCGACGGGGGCGGACCACTTCAGCAAGAAGAGGAGGGTTCCGAAGATGGACTTCTTCGTCGACGAACCCAAGGTCGAAGAACAGCAGGTGCCGTTCCTGCAGACGGTGGGCGCGGAGACGCCAGGCATGTCTCCGATCCGCCTTCTGAGCGCCGAGCCGTTTGAGAAGATGGAGCTGGCCCTGGTGTCGCTGGAGAGTTTCTTGCAGAGGGCAACAGCGCATACGTCTGCTGCTCAAGGCATGTTGTACGCCGCTGGTGTTGCTGAACCCAGCCCTGCTCTGGCTCTAGGCGAGATGCTCTCGGCACCAATGGATACCGAGATCgatctgcagccatcagcttgccaGAACCCCTTCGCTTCGACCTCAGGGCAAGACCAGTCGTCTTCTCCGTTGGCAGAACCCCCGAGCTACTACGCCCAGAGCCCGATGCTGCCGATGGCACAGCTCCATGAACATGCCCATAGGACAGCTGCTGGAGTCGATATGAACTCTGACACCACAACCGGCGACACCTCGCAAGATGATACCACCAGTGAAACTGGAGGTTCCCATGTGCCGGCCAAAGTGAACGATGTATTCTGGGAGCGGTTTCTCACAGACGCCGCCGAGGGTAAAAGCGAGGCAATAGAAGCAAAAGAGGATGTGAAGACTGCCGTAGACCGCTGCTGTCCTCGTCTCCAGGACAATGTTGATCAGATCACTGAGCAGATGGGGCAGCTTGATTCAGCTTCTTATGCACCCGAGAATTACTGATACCACACCATCGGTGTTGCCGCTGTACATTATAGTTTAGGCTAGCTAAGTCTTTTCTAGCATTTCCTACTGTAAAAAGTAAAATCATATGCTGACCCATGTACATTACGTATGTCCTCGTGCTGTTGAGCTAGAGCACAGATTCAGTTATTTGCTGCCCTAATCTCTTCCGTTGTTGTGCTTGCACGTGTGCCCTTTCTCATAAATCCTCTGGAGATGCATCTTACAATACCTAAAATAGTAATTTTATCTGATGAAGTGATGATTGTGCACTTGCTGTGACATCTAATTACTGTCTCTCCTGTTATGTCAGAGTTGACACTGGTACATCAACGGGTAAACTTTCTTTTCAGTTTTCAATGGAACATTTTCAGCCTTAGGTACCATGCTAGCACGATCACCTTAGGGCATCGGGATCAAATGGGATTGGAGTGATTAAATCTCTCACTAGTCAAAATTGAATAtaaggggatttaatccccctcAAGCTTTGTTTGAATAATCTAGTATTTACATCTATGCACATGGATTGAGGTGTAAGTTAGTTTAATTTACATTTTAATCTATCCCAATCCATATGTACTGAGATAaatactagagtatccaaacaaAGCCTCAGGGCTAATTTGGTGATACGGGAAATAGAGAGGATGCATGGGAGAGATATCCACTTGCTATTCAATTTCAAATAGGAAGGAGATTTCTCCCCATTAATCCCCTCCATTTCCCTGGTCATCAAACCAGCTCTCAATCTCCTTTGATCCAAACACAACCAAACAAGGCAAAGAAAAAAACATGTCCAAGGACTAAAGAAAGGCCGAACAAAACTCGCATAATCTAATTGAGGAAGAAGGCCTGGGGCTCGCATGTGGCCTCTTGTTTAGGACCTTAGGTGACAATCATCTCGGCAACCAGGACATACCTGTACGGTCCACATGCTCCAGAAAATATAATCTACCGGAGGATTATATATGGCCATTATGTACAGCACGAATGTAATTTGAAAGTCCATGGGGTGCATCAAGGATTGTGCTTGGGAAGCCAATCATGTCATCAGGCTCAAAGAACTCTCAGCTGCGTTAGAAAGGCGGAACACAAGTCCAGAAAGAGGAGTTGTGGTCCACTGACCCTTTGCAGGTCAAGAAGGTACTTCTCATCCCTCGTTTTGTAAAGCTGCAATCAGTGGAAGTGTATTAGAATTGGGTACATTTTCCAAGTAGACTTTATGCTAACAAAAAGGGAGCGTCTAATCTATAGGTATGAACGGAAGTACAAATTATGGAGTATGCTAATTTTAATCACAAATATACTTGGTCCTAAGGGATTGTGAACATTGAAACAATTCAGAAATAATCTGGCATGCAAATGTAATCCTAACAAAATTATGTTTGTTGCATAAACATAGCACATAAAGAAGTCAAGGACATATGTTAAAGAGTTATGCATAGTGTGGTTCATAGCCTGCACAGCAAGTCTTCTcaaaactgagagcacctagaggggggggtgaataggtgatcctgaataacttcaaaacttaagccacaaaaacttgttaagtgttagcacaattatggccaagtggctagagaggagtcaaaacacaataaccacaagaaatcaatcacagagatgacacggtggttatcccgtggttcggccaagtacaaaacttgcctacttccacgttgtggcgtcccaacggacgagagttgcactcaactcctctcaagtgatccaatgatcaacttgaataccacggtgttcttgcttttcttttctcaatcccgcttgcgaggaatctccacaatttggagcctctcgcccttacaaaagatgttcacagagaatcacggagcagggGAGGGAATGAgcgacgcacacaagacttcaaaagatcagagcaacacgcacacaagcagcaataagagctcgcaacacaactcaaagagtacacaactccacaagagctctatatgctatcacaatgaatcgaatgcgctagatcaatgtcttggtgcttagaaaggttgtaggaatgcttggttgtactcctccatgcgccaaggggtcccttttatagccccaaggcacctaggagccgttgagagcacatctggaaggctattcttgccttctgtcgtcgggcgcaccggacagtccggtgcacaccggacagtgtccggtgcccgattcctttccttaattggcgaagccgaccgttgccgaccgttgcagatctggcgcaccggccagtccggtgcacaccggacagtccggtgcttccctccgaccgttggctcggccacgtgtcgcgcgccgatcacgcggccgactgttggcccggccgaccgttggctcaccggacagtccggtgcacaccggacagtccggtgaattttagccgaagtcgccggagaaaaacccgagagcggcctcttcggccaaggcggcttggcgcaccggacactgtccggtgcaccatcggacactgtccggtgcaccaccggacagtccggtgccctagaccgaagcagccccttggctgcacacagccaagtcttctcttctcttcttctttctgtttctaacacttagacaaatatattagtacacaaaaccaatgtactaagacttagaaacatacctttgttgaagatttgcagtttgttcatccatgggcattgatttacatttaagcacttgtgttggcacttaatcaccaaaatacttagaaatggcccaaaggcacatttccctttcaatctccccctttttggtgatttatgccaacaccacataaagcaactagaacaagtgcaaaatcacttcaaataaaaactcaaattggttttgattcaattttggcatatatggatcatcctttgccaccacttggtttgtttttgcaaatcaaactcaaatctctatctctaagtcaaacacacatgttgaagcataaagagagtcattccaaaagagattgatcaaggatttcaaaaactccccctatttcccataatcaacacttctccccacaagaagccaacttttgacaatagagacaataagagacaataaaagcttttgacaaaacaaaaactctattctactattttcaaaatctctcaagtggtagctgatccatttatcactttggcctttattttctccccctttggcatcaagcaccaaaacgggattaatcttggcctcttaaccccattgcctcaccaaagtcttcaattaagagcaaatggcaataagatttcatgagatgaacttggaattagttagcctctcatcggagtgcagtggaagtctttcatggtccaagtccaccttttccctttcaatcctccttcgagactcaatcaagcaaactcaagcaaatggttagtctcaaagggtcaagttgtaacacatctccccctaaacatgtgcatcactttgcaacggatttgtgaggtccagggagtgttggtacaacttgagcaccataataagcaacaaaatgcaaaaaggaacatgatcaaaagcataagtacatgtatgctacaattcaatccaggttccgcgaatctatgacatttagctcactacgcaacctgcaaaaggtcttctcatctagaggcttggtaaagatatcggctagctggttctcggtgctaacatgaaacacttcgatatctcccttttgctggtggtctctcaaaaagtgatgtcggatgtctatgtgctttgtgcggctgtgttcaacaggattttccgccatgcggatagcactctcattatcacataggagtgggactttgctcagattgtagccaaagtccctgagggtttgcctcatccaaagtagttgcgcgcaacactgtcctgcggcaacatactcggcctcagcggtggatagggcaacgaaagtttgtttcttagaattccatgacaccagggaccttcctaagaactggcacgtccccgatgtactcttcctatcgaccttacatccagcatagtcggagtctgagtatccaaccaagtcaaaggtagacccctttggataccagagcccgaagcaaggcgtagcaaccaaatatctaagaatccgcttcaccgccactaagtgacattccttaggatcggattgaaatctagcacacatgcatacgctaagcataatatccggtctactagcacataaataaagtaatgaccctatcattgaccggtatgctttttgatcaacggacttacctcctttgttgaggtcggtgtgtccgtcggtccccatcggagtctttgcgggcttggcgtccttcatcccaaaccgctttagcagatcttgcgtgtacttcgtttgggagatgaaggtgccgtccttgagttgcttcacttggaacccaaggaagtagttcaactcgcccatcatcgacatctcgaatttttgcgtcatcaccctgctaaactcttcacaagacttttggttagtagaaccaaatattatgtcatcgacataaatttggcacacgaacaaatcaccatcacatgtcttagtgaaaagagttggatcggctttcccaaccttgaaagcattagcaattaagaaatctctaaggcattcataccatgctcttggggcttgcttaagtccatagagcgccttagagagcttacacacgtggtcggggtaccgttcatcctcgaagccagggggttgctccacgtacacctcctccttgattggcccgttgaggaaagcgctcttcacatccatttggtacaacctgaaagaatggtgagcggcatatgctagcaagattcgaattgactctagcctagccacaggagcaaaagtctcctcaaaatccaaacctgcgacttgggcataaccttttgccacaagtcgagccttgtttctcgtcaccaccccgtgctcgtcctgtttgttgcggaacacccacttggttcccacaacattttgcttcggacgaggcaccagcgtccaaacttcatttctcttgaagttgttgagctcctcctgcatggccaacacccagtccggatctagcaaggcctcctctaccctgaaaggctcaatagaggagacaaaagagtaatgctcacaaaaattaactaatcgagaacgagtagttactcccttgctgatgtcacccagaatttggtcgacgggatgatccctttgaatcattgctcgaacttgggttggaggtgccggttgcgctttttccttcatcacatgatcatcttgtgctcccccttgatcgcccgcctccacttgaggtacctgttcgtcatcttgggttgggggatgcactatggttgaggaagaaggctgatcttgctccaagtgttcctgtggtcgcacatcaccaatcgccatggtgcgcatagcggccgttggaacatcttcttcatctacatcatcacaatcaacaacttgctctcttggagagccattagtctcatcaaatacaacgtcgctagagacttcaaccaaacccgatgatttgttgaagactctatacgcctttgtatttgagtcataacctaacaaaaacccttctacagctttgggagcaaacttagaatttctacccttcttcactagaatgtagcacttgctcccaaatacacgaaagtaagatacattgggtttgttaccggttagtggctcatacgacgtcttcttgatgaggcgatgaaggtagaccctgttgatggcgtggcaagccgtgttcacggcttccgaccaaaaacgctcgggggtcttgaactctccaagcatagtcctcgccatgtcgatgagcgtcctgttcttcctctctaccacaccattttgctgtggtgtgtagggagcggagaactcatgcttgatcccttcttcttcaaggaattcctccacttgaagattcttgaactcggacccgttgtcgctccttatcttcttcactttgagctcaaactcattttgagatctcctgaggaagcgtttgagggtcccttgggtttcggacttttcctgcaaaaagaacacccaagtgaagcgggaaaagtcatcaacaataactaaaccatacttacttcctcctatgctcagataggcgacgggtccaaaaaggtccatatgcagcatctccaagggtcttgatgtcgtcatcacatttttggtgtgatgagagcctcccacctgtttccctgcttgacaagctgcacaaggtctatctttttcgaattgaacattagttagacctatcacgtgttctcccttaagcttgtgaaggttcttcatccccacatgtgctaagcggcgatgccacagccagcccatgctagtcttagctattaagcatgcatctagatcggcctcttcttttgcaaaatcaactaaataaagtttgccgtctaatacacccttaaaagctagtgaaccatcacttcttctaaagacagacacatctacatttgtaaatagacagttataccccatgttgcataattgactaacagaaagcaaattataaccaagagactctactaaaaacacattagatatagagtgctcattagaaattgcaattttacctagcccttttaccttgccttgattcccatcaccgaatataattgaatcttgggaatcctttttcttgacgtaggaggtgaacatcttcttctcccccgtcatatggtttgtgcatccgctgtctataatccagcttgaacccccggatgcataaacctgcaaggcaaatttaggcttgggacttaggtacccaactcatgttgggtcctacaaggttagtgcaaatatccttagggacccaaatgcaagttttgtctcccttgcattttgcccctatcttcctagcaacaattttcttatcctttctataaatagcaaaggaagcatttaaagcacaataaattgtagaagattcatttactactttcctaggagcactaTGAGcatcatttctcctaggcatttgatgaacaacatttcttctaagcacatttctaccaggcataacatgagaactagaagcagtcatagcataagagtcataagcatgtgaaccaaaaacatcatgacctttaaaagcatttctagaatatctcctatcatgatataaaaaggcatggttctttttagcactagtagccataggagccttccctttctccttagtgggaatgggagtcttatggcttgttaagttcttgacttccctcttgaagccaagtccatccttaattgaggggtgtctaccaatagtgtaggcatcccttgcaaattttagtttatcaaattcacttttgctagtcttaagttgggcattaagactagccacttcattatttaactttgcaatagaagctatgtgttcactacaagcatcaatatcaaagtctttacatctattgcaaataacaacagttTCACCAcaggagttggatttatttgcttctacgagtttagcatttaaatcatcatttatgctctttaagttagaaatagaatcatggcatgatgacacttcacaagcaagcatttcattcctcttaatttctaatgcaagggatttttgagcctctacaaacttatcatgttcttcatacaacaaatcctcttgcttttctaaaagtatattcttttcattcaaggcatcaattaattcattaattttgtctatcttagatctatctaagcccttgaataaacatgaataatctacttcatcctcactagattcatcatcactagaagaatcataagtattagcattacgagtgattaccttcttttcccttgccatgaggcaagtgtgatgttcgttgggaaagagggatgacttgttgaaggcggtggcggcgagtccttcgttgtcggagtcggacgaggagcaatccgaatcccactcttttccaatatgagcctcgccctttgccttcttgtaattcttcttcttttcccattttccactcttcttttcctggtcactatcattatcgggacaattagcgataaagtgaccaatcttaccacacttgaagcatgagcgcttccccttcgtcttggtcttgttgggatgctccttgcgaccccttaacgccgtcttgaagcgcttaatgatgagagccatttcttcatcattaagcccggccgcctcaatttgcgccaccttgcttggtagtgcctccttgcttctcgatgccttgagagcaagaggctcgtggattggaccgttcaacgcgtcatcgacgtaccttgcctccttgatcatcattcgcccgctcacgaattttccaagtacttcctcgggcgtcatcatcgtgtacctggaattctcacgaatattgttcacgagatgaggatcaagaacggtaaaggacctgagtagtaggcggacgacgtcgtggtccgtccaacgcgtgcttccgtagctccttattttgttgataagggtcttgagccggttgtaagtttgagttggctcctctccccttatcatggcgaatcgtccaagctcgccctccaccaactccatcttggtgagcatggtgatgtcgttcccctcgtgagagatcttgagggtgtcccatatctgcttggcattgtccaagccgctcaccttattgtattcttccctgcacaaagatgctaagagaacagtagtagcttgtgcatttctatgaatttgttcatttataagcataggactatccgagctatcaaatttcattccattctccacaatctcccatatgcttggatggagagagaataagtgactacgcattttgtgactccaaaatccgtagtcctccccatcaaagtgtgggggtttgccaagaggaatggaaagcaaatgcgaattcgaactatgttgaatacgagaataatcaaatgaaaagttcgaattgaccgtctttttgtagtcgttgtcaccatccttttgggaagaagtagattcatcactatcgtcgtagtagatgatctccttgatgcgccttgtcttcttcttcttcccatctttgcgcctgtggcccgagcccgagtcgttggacttgtcatcccttggctcgttgacgaaggactccttctccttgtcgttgatcacaattcccttccccttaggatccatcttttcgggcggttagtccctttcttgaagagaacggctctgataccaattgagagcacctagaggggggggtgaataggtgatcctgaataacttcaaaacttaagccacaaaaacttgttaagtgttagcacaattatggccaagtggctagagaggagtcaaaacacaataaccacaagaaatcaatcacagagatgacacggtggttatcccgtggttcggccaagtacaaaacttgcctacttccacgttgtggcgtcccaacggacgagagttgcactcaactcctctcaagtgatccaatgatcaacttgaataccacggtgttcttgcttttcttttctcaatcccgcttgcgaggaatctccacaatttggagcctctcgcccttacaaaagatgttcacagagaatcacggagcagggGAGGGAATGAgcgacgcacacaagacttcaaaagatcagagcaacacgcacacaagcagcaataagagctcgcaacacaactcaaagagtacacaactccacaagagctctatatgctatcacaatgaatcgaatgcgctagatcaatgtcttggtgcttagaaaggttgtaggaatgcttggttgtactcctccatgcgccaaggggtcccttttatagccccaaggcac of Zea mays cultivar B73 chromosome 8, Zm-B73-REFERENCE-NAM-5.0, whole genome shotgun sequence contains these proteins:
- the LOC103635873 gene encoding heat stress transcription factor A-4d encodes the protein MAGMEGSNSSSQPPPFLIKTYEMVEDPATNHVVSWGPGGASFVVWNPPDFSRDLLPKYFKHNNFSSFIRQLNTYGFRKIDPERWEFANDDFVRGHTHLLKNIHRRKPVHSHSPQTQVNGPLAESERRELEDEISRLKYEKSLLLTDLQRQSQQRCGISWQMQSLERRLAQMEERQRNIVASLRDILLPVGHGVVSWGSATGADHFSKKRRVPKMDFFVDEPKVEEQQVPFLQTVGAETPGMSPIRLLSAEPFEKMELALVSLESFLQRATAHTSAAQGMLYAAGVAEPSPALALGEMLSAPMDTEIDLQPSACQNPFASTSGQDQSSSPLAEPPSYYAQSPMLPMAQLHEHAHRTAAGVDMNSDTTTGDTSQDDTTSETGGSHVPAKVNDVFWERFLTDAAEGKSEAIEAKEDVKTAVDRCCPRLQDNVDQITEQMGQLDSASYAPENY